The proteins below come from a single Juglans regia cultivar Chandler chromosome 12, Walnut 2.0, whole genome shotgun sequence genomic window:
- the LOC109010374 gene encoding transcription factor MYB7-like produces the protein MGRAPCCSKVGLHRGPWTPREDILLTKYIEAHGEGHWRSLPKKAGLLRCGKSCRLRWMNYLRPNIKRGNITPDEDDLIIRLHSLLGNRWSLIAGRLPGRTDNEIKNYWNTHLRKKLRAQGTDPNTHKKLIIEDQEPVLQDHSKISSSKKNKNNNNVRKLQVVKNKKYIKSVSNINHDVDQPQKPKVHLPKPVRVTSLSMIPMIQSFEHSSTIFNSSTTETSRQENIKEGSSSCTGFGSKMEDIPWSCDTKNGENINGVFGLLNDGGDQDHDHHGTVVMNGLDFDQSQYSNLATGDKSLEKLYEEYLELLKTEDQNHVHELDAFAESCLVI, from the exons atgggAAGGGCTCCATGTTGTTCAAAGGTTGGGTTGCATAGAGGTCCATGGACTCCTAGAGAAGACATATTGCTTACCAAGTATATTGAAGCTCATGGTGAAGGTCATTGGAGATCTTTGCCCAAAAAGGCtg GGCTCCTGAGGTGTGGAAAGAGCTGCAGACTAAGATGGATGAACTACCTAAGACCAAATATAAAGAGAGGGAATATCACCCCTGACGAGGATGACCTCATTATCCGATTACATTCCCTTCTTGGTAATCGATGGTCTCTCATTGCTGGCAGGCTTCCTGGCCGTACTGACAATGAGATTAAGAATTATTGGAACACCCATCTCCGTAAAAAGCTCAGAGCTCAAGGAACAGACCCCAATACCCACAAAAAGTTGATCATAGAAGATCAAGAGCCAGTACTCCAAGATCATTCAAAGATCAGCAGCAGcaagaagaacaaaaacaacaacaacgtCAGGAAGCTGCAGGTGGTCAAGAACAAGAAATACATCAAGAGCGTCTCAAATATTAATCATGATGTAGATCAGCCACAGAAGCCAAAGGTTCATCTCCCAAAACCAGTACGGGTTACTTCTCTTTCGATGATCCCTATGATTCAAAGCTTCGAACACAGTAGTACAATATTTAATAGTTCTACTACTGAGACTTCAAGGCAAGAAAATATCAAAGAAGGATCATCATCATGTACTGGCTTTGGTTCAAAAATGGAAGATATTCCTTGGTCATGTGATaccaaaaatggtgaaaatattaaTGGGGTATTTGGCCTTCTTAATGATGGTGGTGatcaagatcatgatcatcatggtACTGTTGTCATGAATGGCTTAGATTTTGACCAGTCCCAGTACTCTAATTTAGCTACAGGAGACAAGTCTCTAGAGAAGCTTTATGAGGAGTACCTAGAGCTCCTGAAGACAGAAGATCAAAACCATGTTCATGAATTAGATGCCTTTGCAGAATCGTGTTTGGTTATCTGA